A section of the Bifidobacterium sp. ESL0745 genome encodes:
- a CDS encoding BspA family leucine-rich repeat surface protein — protein sequence MNRSLKTVIATSIAAAMLLAPVLAQAADPSEQTDRPQQTNAVSARGMEPSAQSGECDGTTGPMTHGHWTLGPSAEYGGECTLTFTATDPLIENDFTGLEIQPGTDAPFTHMKIEHNFAYAKHIVFDGINKTQLPENSAFLFGDWDPTPNHTYLKTFKGNGLVDTSHVKNMQGIFQGDRGMTSLDLSGWDTSNVTSMRSMFDGIQLPTLDVADFDTHNVTDMNSMFYSACNIHTLDLSKWDTSKLNLTIKPDGTSNTDAMFCRVNKITVGPKTRLSSRSFNGNPVPSALHASPSAPGTSYTDKWIKVSHLSNNTSGTTEPLTNVQAQAQDNFGNSLANDPNRAGTYVWQTAPLRTLNLQANPPSGYTATASASGFTADGNGNLSTSSTNMTVNDVPMPQFDTNGEVISPGTPSTVHTLDPDVALPAGNPFTLTAASPTSDTYTLLGWSATPGATTADHALGSTVNVASSDVTLYAVWQKVEPTTPSEPSTPSTPSEPTTPSAPSEPTTPSEPTTPSAPSEPTTPSEPTTPSAPSEPSTPSEPTAPSVPSAPSTPSAPTAPSEPTVPSTAPSSQPQVPTNTSETSGSTGSASPEHMSGTTVQAATPAPAVNVQIAAPSALTLVPVAAPLVAPAALTVGTPAAPANAPVTGIVAPNANGAAPNATVGGNGDHNIGGTPQASAPVPQQKTCEVAYYGDGSVAPAAIICKSEGGSNTASTTPSHIASTVLAPAWLFMFAFVALFLFAMFLYQRRNEFLAAQHRAEAVA from the coding sequence ATGAATAGAAGTCTCAAAACGGTAATTGCAACGTCTATTGCAGCCGCGATGCTGCTGGCACCTGTCCTTGCACAGGCGGCTGATCCTTCCGAACAAACCGACCGGCCACAACAAACCAACGCCGTCTCTGCCCGAGGCATGGAGCCATCCGCACAAAGCGGTGAATGCGACGGCACCACCGGCCCCATGACCCACGGCCACTGGACCCTCGGACCCAGCGCCGAATACGGCGGCGAATGCACGCTGACCTTTACGGCAACCGACCCTCTGATAGAGAATGATTTCACAGGTTTGGAAATCCAGCCAGGCACCGACGCACCGTTCACCCACATGAAGATCGAACACAATTTCGCTTACGCCAAACACATCGTTTTCGACGGCATCAACAAGACACAATTGCCTGAAAACTCAGCGTTCCTATTCGGCGACTGGGATCCGACTCCGAATCACACCTACCTCAAGACCTTCAAAGGCAACGGCCTTGTAGACACCAGCCATGTAAAAAACATGCAAGGCATTTTCCAGGGAGACCGCGGAATGACCTCTTTGGACTTAAGCGGCTGGGACACCAGCAATGTCACCAGCATGCGGTCGATGTTCGACGGGATTCAGTTGCCAACTCTGGATGTCGCCGACTTTGACACCCACAACGTCACCGACATGAATAGCATGTTCTATTCCGCCTGCAACATCCATACCTTGGATCTGAGCAAATGGGATACCAGCAAGCTTAATCTTACGATCAAACCCGATGGAACCAGCAACACAGATGCCATGTTCTGCAGGGTCAACAAAATAACTGTCGGCCCCAAGACAAGGCTCTCAAGTCGAAGCTTCAATGGCAATCCCGTGCCATCGGCTCTCCATGCAAGTCCATCAGCACCCGGCACAAGCTACACAGACAAATGGATAAAGGTTTCGCATCTGTCAAACAACACGTCGGGAACGACGGAGCCATTGACGAACGTTCAGGCTCAAGCTCAGGACAATTTCGGCAATAGCCTCGCGAATGATCCCAACCGCGCAGGCACCTACGTCTGGCAGACCGCGCCGCTGCGCACGCTCAACCTGCAGGCGAATCCGCCTTCCGGCTATACCGCTACGGCCAGTGCAAGCGGGTTTACCGCTGATGGTAATGGCAACCTGAGCACGAGCTCCACCAATATGACCGTCAACGACGTGCCTATGCCACAATTCGATACCAATGGCGAAGTCATCAGCCCTGGCACCCCGAGCACGGTACACACTCTCGACCCCGACGTCGCCTTGCCTGCCGGCAACCCGTTCACCCTTACCGCCGCTTCCCCGACCTCGGACACCTACACACTGTTGGGATGGAGCGCTACCCCAGGAGCCACCACTGCCGACCACGCGCTGGGCAGCACCGTGAATGTAGCCAGTAGTGATGTGACCCTTTATGCCGTATGGCAGAAGGTGGAACCGACCACGCCGTCGGAACCATCGACACCATCGACACCATCCGAACCCACAACTCCGTCAGCTCCCTCTGAACCGACTACGCCATCCGAACCCACGACCCCGTCAGCTCCCTCTGAACCGACTACGCCATCCGAACCCACGACCCCGTCAGCTCCCTCTGAACCGTCGACACCATCCGAACCCACAGCTCCATCGGTTCCCTCGGCGCCCTCAACGCCGTCCGCGCCAACTGCGCCGAGCGAGCCCACGGTTCCGAGCACCGCTCCATCCTCACAGCCACAGGTTCCAACGAATACCTCTGAAACTTCCGGATCGACAGGCTCGGCTTCTCCTGAGCATATGAGCGGCACAACCGTGCAAGCGGCGACTCCTGCACCAGCCGTCAATGTCCAAATTGCAGCTCCTTCGGCGCTCACCCTCGTCCCAGTCGCAGCACCGTTGGTCGCACCTGCGGCACTTACCGTGGGGACACCAGCGGCACCTGCCAACGCACCGGTCACAGGCATCGTTGCACCCAATGCCAACGGCGCGGCACCCAATGCGACGGTCGGTGGCAATGGCGACCATAACATCGGCGGCACGCCTCAGGCATCAGCACCCGTCCCGCAACAAAAGACCTGCGAAGTCGCCTACTACGGCGACGGATCGGTGGCCCCCGCAGCCATCATCTGCAAGAGCGAGGGTGGGAGCAACACCGCCAGCACGACACCCAGCCACATCGCCAGCACTGTTCTGGCACCGGCATGGCTGTTCATGTTCGCATTCGTGGCCTTGTTCCTCTTCGCCATGTTCCTCTACCAGCGCCGCAACGAGTTCCTCGCCGCACAACACCGCGCCGAAGCAGTCGCCTGA
- a CDS encoding BspA family leucine-rich repeat surface protein — MRKNLKVVCGTAIAAAMLLAPVLAQAADPQTQGSQATGQSQQSTATTSASTPSSKASLQQTGTPAPSVSAQGLEPSAQGGDCSDTGPMTHGRWTLAPSAEYGGECTLTFTATDPVQENDFTGLESDFSHMYGAYAHMGTIHNFSNANHIVFDGVNKTKLPENASFMFGDWNYGFESFDSNNHLDTSHTKNMQGMFQASYTMRDLDLSGWDTSSLENMTSMFDGCGVSSLDLSGWNTSSLNTTRWAFWGMLHLKALNLSGWDTGNVEDMYQMFGWDDFNMLTIGPKTKLTNLDETSFDNDPNYPGTWLKVTKLSDGTSGTTQADTDSTPEEIYDFSLTLSNDPERAGTYVWTNNRQQTLSLYANLPSGYTATADADGYTADELGNLHATASGTRVSNVPMPQYDADGHLVNHGTPQTIDTMKADIKLPTGDPFTLSAAPETTDTYTFKGWSDAQNATAANHNDGDTINISGANTTLYAVWKKDVEENNHHETTPVPSTPSENTPSSSEPSGSTPSTSTPSGSTPSGSTPSTGTPSGSTPSTGTPSENTTSVGTSSASTSTPSASKPSNTTETGKPSTSASGAHHTDGNTGNVTVQSATPAPALSAPVSTSTVPTLAPAAAALPAAQILATPAAATTAPATAAVAVAPRTGTAATPINPTTPTPADQSIGQVPNNVAPQEKQKSCEIAYYAEGSVAPAAVICKPDGTTMTPIATSGHIASTVAPAWLFMLVLAAVSLIAMFLYRRRNEFLAAQHRAEAVA; from the coding sequence ATGCGTAAGAATCTTAAAGTAGTATGCGGAACCGCGATCGCGGCCGCGATGCTGCTTGCGCCCGTTCTGGCACAAGCTGCCGACCCACAGACACAAGGATCACAAGCAACCGGGCAATCCCAACAAAGCACAGCCACAACATCGGCATCTACTCCCTCGTCCAAGGCCTCGTTGCAACAAACCGGTACCCCGGCTCCTTCCGTTTCCGCACAAGGACTGGAGCCCTCCGCCCAAGGCGGCGACTGCAGCGACACCGGCCCCATGACGCACGGTCGCTGGACTTTGGCTCCCAGCGCCGAATACGGCGGCGAATGCACCCTGACCTTCACCGCGACCGACCCAGTTCAGGAAAACGACTTTACCGGACTTGAATCCGACTTTTCTCACATGTATGGCGCATATGCCCATATGGGCACTATCCATAATTTCTCGAATGCCAACCATATCGTCTTTGACGGCGTAAACAAAACCAAGCTTCCGGAGAACGCGTCCTTCATGTTTGGCGATTGGAACTATGGATTCGAAAGTTTCGACAGCAACAATCACCTCGACACCAGCCATACCAAAAACATGCAAGGCATGTTCCAGGCATCCTACACTATGAGAGATTTGGATTTGAGCGGATGGGACACCAGCAGTCTTGAAAACATGACCTCGATGTTTGACGGCTGCGGTGTTAGCAGCCTGGACTTGAGCGGCTGGAATACAAGCTCCTTGAATACAACGAGATGGGCATTTTGGGGCATGCTTCATCTAAAAGCGTTGAATCTCAGTGGCTGGGACACCGGCAATGTCGAGGACATGTATCAGATGTTCGGTTGGGACGATTTCAACATGCTCACCATCGGCCCTAAAACAAAGCTGACGAACCTCGATGAAACCAGCTTCGATAACGACCCGAATTATCCCGGCACTTGGCTGAAAGTAACCAAGCTCTCGGACGGAACGTCAGGCACGACACAAGCGGATACCGATTCCACACCCGAGGAAATCTACGACTTCTCGCTAACTTTGTCCAACGACCCCGAACGCGCGGGAACGTACGTCTGGACGAACAACCGGCAACAAACACTCAGCCTCTATGCCAACCTGCCTTCGGGTTATACCGCCACAGCGGACGCAGACGGTTACACCGCCGATGAACTCGGGAACCTCCACGCCACAGCCTCCGGCACACGCGTCAGCAACGTGCCCATGCCGCAATACGATGCCGACGGACACCTCGTCAACCACGGCACCCCGCAGACCATCGATACCATGAAAGCCGATATCAAGCTGCCGACCGGCGATCCGTTCACGCTTTCCGCAGCACCGGAAACCACCGATACCTATACCTTCAAGGGCTGGAGCGATGCACAAAATGCCACAGCAGCAAATCATAACGACGGTGATACGATCAACATCTCCGGCGCAAACACAACGCTCTACGCTGTCTGGAAGAAGGACGTCGAAGAGAACAATCATCACGAGACGACACCTGTGCCCAGCACGCCTTCAGAGAACACCCCAAGCTCGAGCGAGCCTTCGGGCAGCACTCCCAGTACGAGTACCCCTTCAGGCAGTACCCCTTCAGGCAGTACCCCAAGCACGGGCACGCCTTCAGGCAGTACCCCAAGCACGGGCACGCCTTCAGAGAACACCACGAGTGTCGGCACATCTTCGGCAAGCACGAGCACGCCTTCGGCCTCCAAACCGAGCAACACGACCGAGACGGGCAAACCGTCAACCAGCGCATCAGGCGCGCACCATACTGATGGCAATACAGGCAATGTGACGGTTCAATCGGCCACTCCAGCTCCGGCCTTGAGCGCTCCGGTCTCCACGTCCACGGTGCCTACGCTTGCGCCAGCAGCGGCGGCACTTCCCGCAGCACAAATACTCGCGACTCCAGCGGCTGCCACTACGGCTCCGGCAACGGCTGCGGTTGCAGTGGCTCCTAGAACCGGAACCGCCGCAACGCCAATCAACCCCACAACCCCGACGCCAGCCGATCAGTCCATTGGTCAGGTACCGAACAATGTCGCGCCGCAAGAAAAGCAGAAGTCGTGCGAAATTGCCTACTATGCAGAAGGCTCTGTGGCACCGGCCGCAGTCATCTGCAAGCCCGATGGCACCACGATGACCCCGATCGCGACGTCAGGCCACATCGCCAGCACCGTCGCACCGGCATGGCTGTTCATGCTCGTCCTCGCGGCCGTGTCCCTGATCGCCATGTTCCTCTACAGGCGCCGCAACGAGTTCCTCGCCGCGCAACACCGCGCCGAAGCAGTTGCCTGA
- a CDS encoding BspA family leucine-rich repeat surface protein has translation MRKNLKIVCGTTIVAAMLLAPVLAQAANPQTQGSPTTGQSQQTVAPMSAVTTPRQRAAAKPGAQDEEPSTQPPAQNCNDRGEMSHGYWALAPSAEYGGECTLTFMATDPNQENDFKGLETYADIDNEWHSYYSRQATLDSGVYAPAQIDKGARAAKFSQAKHIVFDGTTPDAKTMLPEDARWMFAEWGDYYETNWDTWETDTLNVNLKTFKSNGHLDTSHTTNMKAMFQYDWNMTDLDTTGWDTSHVKDIGSIFDEDRAFTNLDLSNWDVSSVENMYQTFWNMTGLKTLNLSGWDTANATNTDGMLSWNGLETLTVGPKTKLSAFKDFEMDHHIDPNAPGDSGWWTETRAYKGKWLKITGLSNGTSGTTQAINDPKPQTTEEVNATLTNDANRAGTYTRVNSQNQTPYLSRTANLNLKANLPAGYTAQAAADGYTADADGNLTADAQVNGVNALNVTFPTFDAAQQITGNGQKYDITQTSTAMNLPASNPFTLTKGAGTTDTYTFQGWSTTPNATAADYLAGDPVNLTSADTTLYAVWKKDVKESEEPAHSTAPAPGTSVPADPGTTTAPAAPSPGSPAPAPGTSVPATPGTTTPTTPDTPAPAPGTSVPADPGTSAPADPGTSTPAAPTQTTPSTSKPSHSDSSSSASTAKPSVSKPGHTNETGTPATGAVNESHTNGSAGNVTVQPATPAPSVTAPVAKTTAPVLAPAMPSLPMAQTLAVSATATASETTAVAVVPRMGNTMTPTNSKVPVPADQSEDGTPNNIAPQAKQRSCTVAYYSGGSVAPAAIICNAEGAALSPISTQTTSSMVPAWLFMLVFAALSILGMFAYQRRNVFPAALHRSATTR, from the coding sequence ATGCGTAAGAATCTTAAAATAGTATGCGGGACTACGATTGTCGCCGCGATGCTGCTTGCGCCCGTTCTGGCACAGGCCGCAAATCCCCAAACGCAAGGATCACCAACGACTGGGCAATCCCAGCAGACCGTGGCACCGATGTCTGCGGTCACCACACCAAGACAACGGGCCGCCGCCAAGCCAGGCGCACAGGACGAAGAACCCTCCACGCAACCTCCCGCCCAGAACTGCAACGACAGAGGCGAGATGAGCCACGGCTACTGGGCCTTGGCGCCCAGCGCCGAATACGGCGGGGAATGCACCCTGACCTTCATGGCCACCGACCCGAACCAGGAAAACGACTTCAAAGGCCTGGAGACCTACGCCGACATCGACAACGAATGGCACTCCTATTACTCCCGCCAAGCAACGTTGGATTCGGGAGTTTATGCTCCGGCTCAAATCGACAAAGGCGCACGGGCGGCGAAATTCTCGCAGGCCAAGCATATCGTCTTCGACGGCACTACCCCAGACGCCAAGACCATGCTGCCGGAGGACGCGCGCTGGATGTTCGCCGAATGGGGCGACTACTACGAAACCAACTGGGATACATGGGAAACTGATACCTTGAACGTCAATCTCAAAACGTTCAAGAGCAACGGCCACCTTGATACCAGCCACACCACGAACATGAAGGCGATGTTCCAGTATGACTGGAACATGACAGACCTTGACACGACCGGCTGGGACACCAGCCATGTCAAGGACATCGGCTCGATATTTGATGAGGACCGCGCCTTCACCAACCTGGACCTCAGCAATTGGGACGTCAGCTCGGTGGAAAACATGTATCAGACGTTCTGGAACATGACCGGACTCAAGACGCTGAACCTCAGCGGCTGGGACACCGCCAACGCCACCAATACGGATGGCATGCTTTCCTGGAACGGCCTTGAGACCCTGACCGTAGGGCCCAAAACGAAGCTGTCGGCCTTCAAGGATTTCGAGATGGACCATCACATCGACCCCAACGCCCCTGGCGACTCGGGATGGTGGACGGAGACCCGTGCGTACAAGGGCAAGTGGTTGAAAATCACCGGTCTGTCCAACGGCACGTCCGGCACCACTCAGGCAATCAACGATCCCAAGCCCCAGACCACCGAAGAGGTCAACGCGACCCTGACAAATGACGCGAACCGCGCAGGCACCTATACTCGCGTGAACTCACAGAACCAAACACCCTATCTCAGCCGTACGGCCAATCTCAACCTGAAGGCCAACCTTCCCGCTGGCTACACGGCTCAGGCTGCTGCCGACGGGTATACCGCCGACGCCGACGGCAACCTGACGGCCGACGCGCAAGTCAACGGCGTGAACGCCTTAAACGTGACATTCCCGACCTTTGATGCCGCGCAACAGATTACGGGCAACGGCCAGAAATACGATATCACGCAGACGAGCACCGCGATGAACCTGCCCGCAAGCAACCCGTTCACGCTCACGAAGGGGGCGGGAACCACCGACACCTATACCTTCCAGGGTTGGAGCACCACTCCGAACGCTACTGCCGCCGACTACCTTGCCGGCGATCCGGTCAACCTCACCAGTGCGGATACAACGCTCTACGCGGTTTGGAAAAAGGACGTCAAGGAGTCCGAGGAGCCTGCACATTCCACAGCGCCTGCTCCAGGTACTTCAGTACCTGCCGACCCAGGTACAACAACAGCGCCTGCCGCCCCTTCGCCAGGTTCACCAGCGCCTGCTCCAGGTACTTCAGTACCTGCCACTCCAGGTACAACAACACCTACCACTCCAGATACACCAGCGCCTGCTCCAGGCACTTCAGTACCTGCCGACCCAGGAACTTCAGCGCCTGCCGACCCAGGAACTTCAACACCTGCCGCCCCTACGCAGACCACTCCGAGCACAAGCAAACCGTCTCATTCGGACAGTTCAAGCTCAGCAAGCACGGCGAAGCCTTCAGTCTCCAAGCCAGGCCATACAAACGAGACGGGCACGCCGGCAACCGGTGCGGTAAATGAAAGCCACACCAATGGCAGCGCAGGTAACGTGACGGTGCAGCCGGCAACACCAGCCCCGTCCGTGACCGCACCTGTGGCTAAGACCACGGCCCCTGTCCTTGCGCCTGCAATGCCCAGCCTGCCTATGGCACAAACACTTGCCGTTTCAGCTACTGCCACAGCTTCTGAAACCACAGCAGTCGCAGTAGTTCCTAGAATGGGCAACACCATGACGCCGACCAATTCCAAGGTTCCTGTACCCGCCGACCAATCGGAAGATGGGACGCCGAACAACATTGCACCGCAGGCAAAACAGAGATCTTGCACAGTCGCCTATTACTCGGGAGGCTCCGTGGCTCCCGCTGCAATCATCTGCAATGCTGAAGGCGCTGCTCTGAGCCCGATCTCGACGCAGACAACAAGCAGCATGGTTCCGGCATGGCTCTTCATGCTCGTCTTTGCAGCTCTGTCCATACTGGGGATGTTCGCCTACCAGCGTCGTAATGTATTCCCCGCTGCACTGCATCGTTCAGCAACAACTCGCTGA
- the ffh gene encoding signal recognition particle protein, whose translation MAAFSSLTDKLSNAFKHLKSKGKLSEADIDGTIREIRRALLDADVALDVVRSFTSRVRERALGEEVSQALNPAQQVVKIVNDELTQILGAGVDRPLNFAKTPPTIIMLAGLQGAGKTTLAGKLGYWLKDAGHTPLLVAADLQRPNAVTQLQVVGQRADVPVYAPEKGVQSDGGEAVAAPGQTSGDPVKVARDSIQYAKDKLYDTVIIDTAGRLGVDEELMKQARDIRDAVNPNEILFVIDAMIGQDAVQTAEAFNKGVDFTGVVLSKLDGDARGGAALSVASVTGKPILFVSNGEGLKDFEVFHPDRMASRILDMGDILTLIEQAQKEFDEQEAMESAKKMAKGTYGLDDFMDQLEQVRKLGSMKSLLGMIPGMAAHRKELEALDEHEIDRTEAIIHSMTPEERRDPSIIDGSRRARIAYGSGNTVSSVNGLLQRFEQAAKMMKRMTNKVGSGIPGMGGPAIGGGYGKKGKKGKKKGKSKSGNPMKREAEEKALRAKLAGKKSSGGSAFAKKPQNPALPEGLQAAMDAAGTDENGTPNLPPNFGGGLSGLLG comes from the coding sequence ATGGCAGCATTCAGTTCTTTGACAGACAAGCTCTCCAACGCGTTCAAGCACCTGAAGAGCAAAGGCAAGCTTTCCGAGGCGGACATCGACGGTACGATCCGCGAGATTCGCCGCGCGTTGCTCGACGCCGATGTGGCGCTCGATGTGGTGCGCTCCTTCACTTCCCGTGTGCGTGAACGTGCGCTGGGTGAGGAGGTCTCGCAGGCGCTGAACCCCGCGCAGCAGGTGGTGAAAATCGTCAACGACGAGCTGACGCAGATTCTCGGCGCCGGTGTCGACCGTCCGTTGAACTTCGCCAAGACCCCGCCGACCATCATCATGTTGGCAGGTCTTCAGGGCGCAGGCAAAACGACGCTGGCGGGCAAGCTCGGCTACTGGCTGAAAGACGCCGGCCACACCCCGCTGCTGGTCGCGGCCGATCTGCAACGCCCGAACGCCGTCACCCAGCTGCAGGTGGTCGGGCAACGCGCGGATGTGCCGGTCTATGCGCCGGAAAAGGGCGTGCAGTCCGACGGCGGCGAGGCCGTGGCGGCTCCCGGCCAGACCAGCGGCGACCCGGTGAAGGTTGCGCGCGACTCGATTCAGTACGCCAAAGATAAACTGTATGACACGGTCATCATCGATACCGCAGGCCGTTTGGGCGTCGACGAGGAGCTGATGAAGCAGGCCCGCGATATCCGCGATGCCGTCAATCCCAACGAGATCCTCTTCGTCATCGACGCAATGATCGGCCAGGATGCGGTGCAGACCGCCGAGGCCTTCAACAAGGGCGTGGACTTCACCGGCGTGGTGCTCTCCAAACTCGACGGCGACGCACGAGGTGGTGCAGCGCTTTCCGTCGCAAGCGTCACCGGCAAACCGATTCTCTTCGTTTCCAACGGCGAAGGCCTCAAGGACTTCGAAGTCTTCCACCCCGACCGTATGGCCTCCCGCATCCTCGACATGGGCGATATTCTGACCCTTATCGAGCAGGCGCAGAAGGAGTTCGACGAGCAGGAGGCCATGGAGTCCGCCAAGAAGATGGCGAAGGGCACCTACGGCCTCGACGACTTCATGGATCAGCTCGAGCAGGTGCGCAAGCTTGGCTCGATGAAGAGCCTGTTGGGGATGATCCCCGGTATGGCCGCGCACCGCAAGGAACTCGAGGCCCTTGACGAGCACGAAATCGACCGCACCGAAGCCATCATCCACTCGATGACCCCGGAAGAGCGCCGCGATCCCTCCATCATCGACGGCTCCCGTCGTGCCCGCATCGCCTACGGTTCCGGCAACACGGTCTCTTCCGTCAATGGTCTGCTGCAACGTTTCGAGCAGGCGGCCAAGATGATGAAGCGCATGACCAACAAGGTCGGCAGCGGCATCCCTGGCATGGGCGGCCCGGCCATAGGCGGCGGCTACGGCAAAAAGGGCAAGAAAGGCAAGAAGAAGGGCAAGTCGAAGTCCGGCAACCCGATGAAGCGCGAGGCCGAAGAAAAGGCGCTACGCGCCAAGCTCGCCGGCAAGAAAAGTTCCGGCGGCTCGGCCTTCGCCAAGAAACCGCAGAATCCCGCCCTTCCTGAAGGCCTGCAGGCGGCCATGGACGCTGCCGGCACCGACGAGAACGGCACCCCGAACCTTCCACCAAACTTCGGCGGCGGCCTTTCCGGCTTGCTTGGCTGA
- a CDS encoding endonuclease/exonuclease/phosphatase family protein, producing MSTILLILLGLITLWWALRFLPAGADGHGTLPYLIAFVRFLWIPSAVILAIALIFRHWIVATLAALLIVAMLVFVSPWYRKRHNGSAKRDRPKQSSQDRKIQNNDDLYTVMTLNCRYGLADPQGIVDAVRSNDVSILALQELTQDLVTALDRVGLKALLPYCQLGRSHKSDNGGFNGIFSRTKPDAQAESTVNIAAADVPHCRINGVAVYSAHPKSPMRGCQDWSRGIVNLATLGRGVSDNPDISSTTKSGTAKQDGTSTVPGSDISQGDTVTQISGGTNDNAAQNDSSNVSSADVSPCETIVMGDLNSNLDHPSFRRLLNAGLQDAGLNVSHGVAASFPQWLPWPRLELDHILATSGLVASNVHTLTITGSDHLALLAELCNR from the coding sequence ATGAGCACCATTCTTCTCATATTGTTGGGCCTCATCACTCTGTGGTGGGCGCTGCGTTTCCTTCCGGCAGGAGCTGACGGACACGGCACATTGCCCTATCTCATTGCATTCGTCCGTTTTCTCTGGATTCCGTCAGCGGTTATCTTGGCCATCGCGCTTATCTTCCGCCATTGGATTGTGGCCACTTTGGCCGCACTATTGATTGTGGCCATGCTCGTATTCGTTTCGCCTTGGTATAGGAAGAGGCATAATGGTTCCGCCAAGCGAGACCGGCCAAAACAATCATCACAGGACCGGAAAATCCAAAATAATGATGATTTGTATACCGTAATGACGCTGAATTGTCGTTACGGCCTTGCCGACCCGCAGGGCATCGTAGACGCTGTACGTAGCAATGACGTATCCATCTTGGCGCTGCAGGAACTTACCCAAGACCTGGTCACCGCCCTTGACAGAGTCGGTCTCAAGGCGCTGCTTCCCTACTGCCAGCTCGGTAGATCGCACAAAAGCGATAACGGCGGATTCAACGGCATTTTTTCACGTACCAAGCCCGATGCGCAGGCCGAAAGCACCGTTAATATCGCGGCAGCCGACGTGCCACATTGCCGAATTAATGGGGTGGCCGTTTACAGCGCACATCCCAAGTCCCCGATGCGTGGCTGCCAGGATTGGTCACGAGGCATCGTCAATTTGGCAACGCTCGGCCGAGGCGTTTCCGATAATCCGGACATTTCTTCGACGACCAAATCAGGAACCGCCAAACAAGACGGCACGAGCACGGTTCCTGGAAGCGACATCTCACAAGGGGATACCGTGACACAGATCAGCGGCGGCACCAATGACAACGCCGCTCAGAATGATTCATCCAACGTCTCATCTGCAGACGTATCCCCGTGTGAAACCATCGTCATGGGCGACCTCAACTCCAATCTCGACCACCCGAGCTTTCGCAGGTTGCTCAACGCCGGTTTGCAGGATGCCGGCCTCAATGTCTCCCATGGTGTCGCCGCCAGCTTCCCGCAATGGCTCCCCTGGCCCCGCCTTGAGCTCGACCATATTCTCGCGACTTCCGGCCTCGTGGCCTCAAACGTGCACACCCTCACCATCACCGGCAGCGATCACCTCGCCCTGCTTGCCGAGCTTTGCAACCGGTAA
- a CDS encoding DUF1778 domain-containing protein, which yields MNDTQNADIQFNISVSKDQLTLMKRAAALEERPVKDWAADKLLEAASEGVEQEVTLQEVNEEFDKILATFEAPANV from the coding sequence ATGAACGACACACAAAATGCAGACATTCAATTCAATATCTCCGTTAGCAAAGACCAGCTCACCCTGATGAAGCGGGCTGCAGCGCTTGAGGAGAGACCCGTCAAGGATTGGGCGGCGGACAAGCTGCTCGAGGCCGCAAGCGAAGGCGTGGAACAAGAAGTGACGCTTCAGGAGGTCAACGAGGAGTTCGATAAGATCCTCGCCACCTTCGAGGCTCCGGCGAACGTCTGA